In Arcobacter sp. CECT 8983, a single window of DNA contains:
- a CDS encoding efflux RND transporter permease subunit has protein sequence MISSFFIKKPVFAGVLSIIIFITGLISMFNLPIEQYPRVLPPQIIVNTSYPGASADTIAKTVAAPLEEKINGAKNMLYMNSVAEDSGRLRINVFFEVGTDPDSAKIDVNNRVQAALAKMPEQVQRQGVVVGERSPSILMFIMLQSPNDTYDSVYLSNYALLNMVESLKRINGVGDATIFGAKDYSIRIWMDPTKLSKYSLATTDVISAIQEQNNQYAAGKIAAEPIENKQMYTYTIQTPKRFENPGQFGEIIIRANEDGSSLKLKDVATVELGAADYNVKTRLNNAASIPIGIFLQSGANALETADAIKAALVKAQEDFPEDMTYSIPYDSTDFISASIKEVVKTFVEALILVILIMYLFLQNWRATVIPFIAVPISIVGAFAGMYILGFSINLLTLFGLVLAIGIVVDDAIIVIENVERHMEEGKTPKEAAFIAMKEVTGALIAIILVLCAIFIPVAFMGGLSGEMYRQFAITIVISVIISGFVALTLTPTLCTKILKNRTKEPKGFFRWFNNMFENATKGYSFLVKKTIRFSLISILLYGGLIFVSYDMFKSMKTGLIPQEDQGTIFVFGFNPPGYSLSKTIELSEETNAIVSKDENVANIITLAGYDFTTSAQRTHTVATIIKLKDWSKRPNEEQGAQALLNKFSKQLMGTSEGFSFAVVPPPIMGMSITGGFDMYVQDRTGGSIEDLGKVVNQILEKAKTKPALTGVRTSLSATIPQYKIDVDVAKAKAKGVKLNDIYNTITSTYGSFYVNDFSLYGRTYRVNLQADSEYRNNIDDFKEIFVRSKSGELLPINSFISYKKVVGADIVERFNLFQAAKVSGQPADGYSSGDALNAIEEVAKEVLPEGYTISWTGSAYQEKQVGGSSAMAFIFGIIFLFLILCALYERWLLPISVVLAVPFAVFGAILATNLRALDNNIYFQIGLLVLAGLAAKNAILIVEFAIQKQKEGLKLVDAALEAAKVRLRPIIMTSLAFTVGVLPLAISSGAGAASKHSIGTGVIGGMLSATFIAIIFIPLFFILISKLSKKHRE, from the coding sequence ATGATTTCTTCATTTTTTATAAAAAAACCAGTATTTGCAGGGGTTTTATCTATTATAATCTTTATTACAGGATTAATTTCTATGTTCAATTTACCAATTGAACAATACCCAAGAGTTTTACCTCCTCAAATTATTGTAAACACTTCTTATCCAGGAGCTAGTGCGGACACTATTGCTAAAACAGTTGCCGCACCATTAGAAGAAAAAATCAATGGTGCAAAAAACATGCTTTATATGAACTCTGTTGCTGAAGATAGTGGTAGATTAAGAATTAATGTATTCTTTGAAGTTGGAACAGATCCTGATTCTGCAAAGATTGATGTAAATAATAGAGTTCAAGCAGCTTTAGCAAAAATGCCAGAACAAGTTCAAAGACAAGGTGTTGTTGTAGGTGAAAGAAGTCCAAGTATTCTTATGTTTATTATGCTTCAATCTCCAAATGATACTTATGACTCTGTATATTTATCAAACTATGCACTTTTAAATATGGTTGAATCACTAAAAAGGATTAACGGAGTAGGTGATGCAACAATCTTTGGTGCAAAAGATTATTCTATTAGAATCTGGATGGATCCTACAAAATTATCTAAATATTCACTTGCTACAACAGATGTGATTTCTGCCATACAAGAACAAAATAATCAATATGCAGCAGGTAAAATTGCAGCTGAACCAATTGAAAATAAACAAATGTATACATATACTATACAAACTCCAAAAAGATTTGAAAATCCTGGACAGTTTGGTGAAATTATTATTAGAGCTAATGAAGATGGAAGTAGTTTAAAACTAAAAGATGTTGCAACTGTTGAACTTGGAGCAGCTGATTATAATGTTAAAACAAGACTAAATAATGCAGCTTCAATTCCTATTGGTATTTTCTTACAAAGTGGGGCAAATGCCTTAGAAACAGCAGATGCTATTAAAGCTGCTTTAGTAAAAGCTCAAGAAGATTTTCCTGAAGACATGACTTATAGTATTCCATATGATAGTACTGATTTTATTTCTGCATCTATTAAAGAAGTTGTAAAAACTTTTGTTGAAGCTTTAATCTTAGTTATTTTAATTATGTATCTATTCTTACAAAACTGGAGAGCTACAGTTATTCCATTTATTGCTGTACCTATCTCAATTGTTGGTGCTTTTGCAGGTATGTATATTTTAGGTTTTAGTATTAACCTATTAACACTATTTGGACTTGTACTTGCTATTGGTATTGTTGTTGATGATGCAATTATTGTAATTGAAAATGTAGAACGTCACATGGAAGAAGGTAAAACTCCAAAAGAGGCTGCTTTTATTGCTATGAAAGAAGTTACAGGAGCCTTAATTGCTATTATCTTAGTTCTTTGTGCTATCTTTATTCCTGTTGCCTTTATGGGTGGATTATCAGGGGAAATGTATAGGCAGTTTGCTATTACAATTGTTATTTCCGTAATAATTTCTGGTTTTGTTGCCTTAACATTAACACCAACACTATGTACAAAAATACTAAAAAATAGAACAAAAGAACCAAAAGGCTTTTTTAGATGGTTTAATAATATGTTTGAAAATGCAACAAAAGGTTATTCATTTTTAGTTAAAAAAACTATTAGATTTTCACTAATTTCTATTTTACTTTATGGTGGACTTATTTTTGTTTCATATGATATGTTTAAATCAATGAAAACAGGACTTATACCACAAGAAGACCAAGGTACAATTTTCGTATTTGGATTTAATCCTCCTGGTTACTCTTTATCTAAAACTATAGAACTATCAGAAGAAACAAACGCTATTGTTTCAAAAGATGAAAATGTTGCAAATATCATTACTCTTGCAGGATATGACTTTACTACATCTGCTCAAAGAACACATACAGTTGCAACAATTATTAAACTTAAAGATTGGAGTAAAAGACCAAATGAAGAACAAGGTGCACAAGCACTTTTAAACAAGTTTTCTAAACAACTTATGGGTACAAGTGAAGGTTTCTCATTCGCTGTTGTTCCTCCACCAATTATGGGTATGAGTATTACTGGTGGTTTTGATATGTATGTTCAAGATAGAACAGGTGGTTCTATTGAAGATTTAGGAAAGGTAGTTAATCAAATTCTTGAAAAAGCAAAAACAAAACCTGCATTAACAGGAGTTAGAACATCTTTATCTGCAACAATTCCTCAATACAAAATTGATGTAGATGTAGCAAAAGCAAAAGCAAAAGGTGTAAAACTTAACGATATTTATAACACTATTACTTCAACATATGGAAGTTTTTATGTAAATGACTTCTCTTTATATGGAAGAACCTATAGAGTAAATTTACAAGCTGATTCAGAATATAGAAATAATATTGATGACTTTAAAGAAATCTTTGTTAGATCAAAAAGTGGAGAACTACTTCCTATAAACTCATTTATCTCTTATAAAAAAGTAGTTGGAGCTGATATTGTTGAAAGATTTAACCTTTTCCAAGCAGCAAAAGTTTCTGGGCAACCAGCAGATGGATATAGTTCAGGGGATGCATTAAATGCAATTGAAGAAGTAGCTAAAGAAGTACTTCCAGAAGGATATACTATTAGTTGGACTGGTTCTGCTTATCAAGAGAAACAAGTAGGTGGAAGTTCTGCTATGGCGTTTATATTTGGTATTATTTTCTTATTCTTAATTTTATGTGCTTTATATGAAAGATGGTTACTTCCTATTTCAGTTGTTCTAGCTGTACCATTTGCAGTATTTGGAGCAATTTTAGCAACAAACTTAAGAGCTTTAGATAACAATATCTACTTCCAAATTGGACTTCTAGTTCTTGCAGGTCTTGCAGCTAAAAATGCCATCTTAATTGTAGAGTTTGCTATTCAAAAACAAAAAGAAGGTTTAAAACTAGTAGATGCTGCTTTAGAAGCTGCAAAAGTAAGGTTAAGACCAATTATTATGACTTCTTTAGCATTTACAGTAGGTGTTTTACCACTTGCTATTAGTAGTGGAGCAGGTGCAGCTAGTAAACACTCAATTGGTACAGGAGTTATTGGAGGAATGCTTAGTGCTACATTTATTGCTATTATATTTATTCCTCTATTCTTTATTCTTATTTCAAAATTATCTAAAAAACATAGAGAATAG
- a CDS encoding DMT family transporter gives MTKNFSLVGLVSIIFAMFIWGSSFIALKAAMVDLGEYTVIFIRMAAASLCFIFFIKRFFTYDFTKRDIQLILLLGFFEPCLYFIFEAKALLYTSASQAGMITSVMPLITAIAAGYFLKELISRQLLFGSVIAMIGVVSLSVQAVTTYSAPNPMLGNFLEFCAMICATGYTLVARYLGEKFSALFITAVQAFIGFIFFIPFFIFEISTKEMTFSLEAVSWSIYLGIVVTLLGYGLFNFALTKIEASRAAMFVNLIPIFTLILAFIILGEKLSIAELVASATILFGVIISQITVKRFKRRKI, from the coding sequence TTGACAAAGAATTTTAGTTTAGTTGGATTAGTATCTATTATTTTTGCTATGTTTATATGGGGAAGTTCCTTTATTGCATTAAAAGCAGCAATGGTAGATTTAGGTGAATATACAGTTATTTTTATAAGAATGGCTGCTGCTTCATTGTGTTTTATATTTTTTATAAAAAGATTTTTTACCTATGATTTTACGAAACGAGATATTCAATTAATTTTATTACTTGGATTTTTTGAACCTTGTTTATATTTTATATTTGAAGCAAAAGCTTTATTATATACTTCTGCTTCACAAGCAGGAATGATTACTTCAGTTATGCCTTTAATAACAGCTATAGCAGCTGGATATTTTTTAAAAGAGCTTATCTCAAGACAACTTCTATTTGGTTCAGTTATTGCCATGATTGGTGTAGTTTCGCTAAGTGTGCAAGCAGTAACAACATATTCTGCTCCAAATCCAATGCTTGGAAATTTTTTAGAGTTTTGTGCAATGATTTGTGCTACAGGTTATACGTTGGTGGCAAGATATTTAGGTGAAAAATTTTCTGCTCTTTTTATCACGGCTGTTCAAGCATTTATTGGCTTTATATTTTTTATACCATTTTTTATTTTTGAAATAAGTACAAAAGAGATGACTTTCTCTTTAGAAGCTGTCTCTTGGTCAATTTATTTAGGTATAGTGGTTACCTTATTAGGATATGGTCTATTTAATTTTGCATTAACCAAAATAGAAGCATCAAGGGCTGCAATGTTTGTAAACCTAATTCCTATATTTACACTTATTTTAGCCTTTATAATTTTGGGAGAAAAATTATCAATTGCAGAATTAGTAGCAAGTGCCACAATTTTATTTGGAGTTATTATTTCTCAAATTACTGTTAAAAGATTTAAGAGAAGAAAAATTTGA
- a CDS encoding efflux RND transporter periplasmic adaptor subunit → MIRTTSKKILLLTTIAVVGFTGCFQEKAEEKKQQTSSSKPSLPVKVFNVNKENNTTKKTYPTILKAYDQVDVMARVSGALEKKYFDEGDFVKKGTMLYKIEPDIYLANLNMKKANFTKAKKDYERAKALFKSKSISNQTFDDYTFQYESSKAALKEAQINFNYTDVKAPIDGIVGLKKHSVGDIVGSSASNSHLITITNTNPIHAEFSLPKDDIDSFLTQIKNKEVKVNLLANGKVYENGEIDFIAPTIDSNTDTLLLRAKFKNPNNELIVGNFTKVEIQGLSLGEVFIVPENAVLKTAKTSMVYVVDENNIAKVRPVKTGSLLEKGKVIKEGLKVNEKVVISNLAKLRPDTKVQIINKEK, encoded by the coding sequence ATGATAAGAACAACAAGTAAAAAAATATTATTGCTTACAACAATAGCTGTTGTAGGTTTTACAGGATGCTTTCAAGAAAAAGCAGAAGAAAAGAAACAACAAACTTCATCTAGCAAACCAAGCTTACCTGTAAAAGTTTTTAACGTAAATAAAGAGAATAATACTACTAAAAAAACTTACCCAACTATTTTAAAAGCCTATGACCAAGTTGATGTAATGGCAAGGGTTTCAGGTGCATTAGAGAAAAAATATTTTGATGAAGGTGATTTTGTAAAAAAAGGAACAATGCTTTATAAAATTGAGCCTGATATCTATTTAGCAAATCTAAATATGAAAAAAGCAAACTTTACAAAAGCAAAAAAAGATTATGAAAGAGCAAAGGCTTTATTTAAATCAAAATCTATTAGTAATCAAACTTTTGATGACTATACTTTCCAATATGAAAGCTCTAAAGCTGCATTAAAAGAAGCTCAAATTAATTTTAACTATACTGATGTTAAGGCTCCAATTGATGGTATAGTTGGATTAAAAAAACATAGTGTTGGTGATATTGTAGGTTCAAGTGCTTCTAATTCACACTTAATAACTATTACAAATACAAACCCTATTCATGCTGAGTTTTCTTTACCAAAAGATGATATTGATAGCTTCTTAACTCAAATAAAGAATAAAGAAGTCAAAGTTAATCTTCTTGCTAATGGAAAAGTTTATGAAAATGGTGAAATAGATTTCATTGCTCCTACTATAGATTCAAATACGGATACTCTACTTTTAAGAGCAAAATTTAAAAACCCAAATAATGAACTTATTGTAGGGAACTTTACAAAAGTAGAAATTCAAGGACTTTCTTTAGGTGAAGTTTTTATTGTTCCTGAAAATGCTGTATTAAAAACTGCAAAAACAAGTATGGTTTATGTAGTTGATGAAAACAATATTGCAAAGGTAAGACCTGTTAAAACTGGAAGCTTACTAGAAAAAGGAAAGGTTATAAAAGAGGGTCTAAAAGTAAATGAAAAAGTTGTAATTAGTAATCTTGCAAAATTAAGACCTGATACAAAAGTCCAAATTATAAATAAAGAGAAGTAA
- a CDS encoding MarR family winged helix-turn-helix transcriptional regulator yields MEKRYIEKFFDNMKQKEEYDIFNISLPITLIYKHNYNKNEQLFKQKYNLIHSDVDVLAALYFNGKQLSPTELYSAIIFSSGGMTKVLKKLKALGYISRQENPNDKRSQLVKLEKKGEEVLLECLDDLIEQKNETYKSLTKEEMNSLKKILKKISINLS; encoded by the coding sequence ATGGAAAAAAGATACATAGAAAAATTTTTTGATAATATGAAGCAAAAAGAGGAATATGATATATTTAATATCTCATTGCCTATTACCTTAATTTATAAACATAATTACAATAAAAATGAACAACTTTTTAAACAAAAGTATAATTTGATTCATTCCGATGTAGATGTTTTAGCAGCTTTATATTTCAACGGCAAACAGTTGTCCCCTACAGAACTTTATTCTGCAATAATATTTTCTTCAGGTGGAATGACGAAAGTTCTAAAAAAATTAAAAGCTTTAGGATATATTTCTAGGCAAGAAAATCCAAATGATAAAAGAAGTCAATTAGTTAAGCTAGAGAAAAAAGGTGAAGAAGTCTTACTTGAGTGTTTAGATGATCTTATTGAGCAAAAAAACGAGACATATAAATCACTAACAAAAGAAGAGATGAACAGTTTAAAGAAAATCTTGAAGAAGATTTCAATAAACTTATCTTAA
- a CDS encoding urease accessory protein UreE — translation MIKKAIEIKKDIQADDSVLLDWFDMQKPNLSAITQEGKEFIVKAKYTHLHEDDILVCEDGYKIKVSKSEDNIYTLTFNDHITFARIAYEIGNRHQPICIEDYKITILEDISTTDIINSCKENSSVTVKKGKVLFKPNGNAHHTH, via the coding sequence ATGATAAAAAAAGCAATTGAAATAAAAAAAGATATCCAAGCAGATGATAGTGTACTTTTAGATTGGTTTGATATGCAAAAACCTAATTTAAGTGCTATTACTCAAGAGGGTAAAGAGTTTATAGTAAAAGCAAAATACACTCACCTTCATGAAGATGATATTTTAGTTTGTGAAGATGGATATAAAATCAAAGTTTCTAAATCAGAGGATAATATTTACACTTTAACATTTAATGACCATATTACCTTTGCTAGAATTGCATATGAAATAGGCAATAGACACCAACCTATTTGTATAGAAGATTATAAAATTACTATTTTAGAAGATATTTCAACTACTGATATAATTAATTCTTGCAAAGAAAATAGTAGTGTAACAGTAAAAAAAGGTAAAGTTTTATTTAAACCAAATGGAAATGCACATCACACCCACTAA
- a CDS encoding YqaA family protein: protein MIYLTLFLSAFISATLFPLGSEALLVYNINEGYNLVYLLAFATVGNVLGSLFNYFLGLKGEEYLEKKAYLKKEKIKKYKEFFDKYAAYSLLFSWAPIIGDPLTLIAGVFKYNLKKFLFLVFIAKFFRYLFLAIATLYFVN from the coding sequence TTGATATATCTAACACTATTTTTATCAGCCTTTATTTCTGCAACTTTGTTTCCTTTAGGAAGTGAAGCATTGCTAGTTTATAACATAAATGAAGGTTATAATTTAGTGTATCTTTTAGCTTTTGCTACTGTAGGAAATGTACTTGGTTCTTTATTTAACTATTTTTTAGGACTAAAAGGGGAAGAGTATTTAGAGAAAAAAGCATATTTAAAAAAAGAAAAAATAAAGAAGTATAAAGAGTTTTTTGATAAATATGCAGCTTACTCCTTACTTTTTTCTTGGGCTCCTATTATTGGAGATCCTTTGACTTTAATAGCTGGTGTTTTCAAGTATAATTTAAAAAAGTTTCTTTTTTTAGTTTTTATTGCAAAGTTTTTTAGATATCTATTTTTAGCAATTGCAACTTTATATTTTGTTAATTAG
- a CDS encoding urease accessory protein UreF, with protein sequence MEMHITPTKALSRFLQLLDGAFPSGAFVHSFGLEPHIVLGFVNDKESLKNFLENIIEDQYQKMEFTVVKKVFALLKKEKLNHILKEDKKFASMLSYQWAKASKDLGENYLKHIDFDIKNKIVKNYFEKVKNKEAYGNELFILSSYAYELGLDADTFLLLWCKKNLINIASTSLKISRIKPSEIQQLLFSFDERIEEKIKNSSKNMSNFNPLFEEVIFSHLNLEPKMFVT encoded by the coding sequence ATGGAAATGCACATCACACCCACTAAAGCACTAAGTAGATTTTTACAACTCCTTGATGGAGCTTTTCCATCTGGGGCTTTTGTTCATTCATTTGGGCTAGAACCACATATTGTTTTAGGTTTTGTAAATGACAAAGAAAGCCTAAAAAACTTCCTTGAAAATATAATTGAAGACCAATACCAAAAGATGGAGTTTACTGTAGTAAAAAAAGTATTTGCTCTATTAAAGAAAGAAAAACTAAATCATATTCTAAAAGAGGATAAAAAATTTGCTTCAATGCTAAGCTACCAATGGGCAAAAGCTTCAAAAGATTTGGGTGAAAACTACCTAAAGCATATAGATTTTGATATAAAAAACAAAATTGTAAAAAACTATTTTGAAAAAGTAAAAAATAAAGAAGCTTACGGAAATGAACTATTTATTTTAAGCTCTTATGCCTATGAGTTAGGTCTTGATGCAGATACTTTTCTTCTTTTATGGTGTAAAAAGAATTTAATAAATATTGCAAGTACAAGTTTAAAAATTTCAAGAATAAAACCTAGTGAAATACAACAATTACTTTTTAGTTTTGATGAAAGAATAGAAGAAAAAATAAAAAATAGTTCTAAAAATATGAGTAACTTTAACCCTTTATTTGAAGAGGTTATTTTCTCTCACTTAAATTTAGAACCAAAAATGTTCGTTACATAA
- a CDS encoding TetR/AcrR family transcriptional regulator has translation MALSCLDTFLKTNYQDLTVTSLAKQSNIAKGTLYEYFKNKEDIILQLTEGLYEQWKEKTLKEIKRKKSIKTKIECFFTTIYKKEFEEYRIILNIFAGLSHYEKDKTFKNFLEKIYKEHLETINFLIEEGIKDKLFIEEARNLTKGLVNVSIGFFHTFRINQKEKTSLDEIKSFLKNFFLTIEKTN, from the coding sequence ATGGCACTATCGTGTCTTGATACTTTTTTAAAAACAAACTATCAAGACCTTACTGTAACCTCTTTAGCAAAACAATCAAATATTGCTAAAGGGACTTTATATGAATACTTCAAAAATAAAGAAGATATTATCTTACAACTAACAGAAGGTCTTTATGAGCAATGGAAAGAAAAAACTCTAAAAGAAATAAAACGAAAAAAGAGTATAAAAACTAAGATTGAATGTTTCTTCACTACAATTTACAAAAAAGAGTTTGAAGAGTATAGAATAATATTAAATATATTTGCAGGACTTAGTCATTATGAAAAAGATAAAACCTTTAAAAACTTTTTAGAAAAAATATATAAAGAACACCTTGAAACTATAAACTTTCTTATAGAAGAGGGTATTAAAGACAAACTATTTATAGAAGAAGCTAGGAACCTAACTAAAGGCTTAGTAAATGTATCTATAGGCTTTTTCCATACTTTCCGTATAAATCAAAAAGAAAAGACCTCTTTAGACGAGATTAAAAGCTTTTTAAAAAACTTTTTTTTAACTATTGAAAAAACTAATTAA
- the ureG gene encoding urease accessory protein UreG: protein MAIKIGIAGPVGSGKTSIIETLTNLLKDKYSLGIVTNDIYTTEDANYLKSKLDLDDNQIIGVETGGCPHTAIRDDISMNQKAIEELEEKYNPEFIFIESGGDNLSATFSYELIDYYLYVIDVAQGADIPRKKGAGLLFCDLLVTNKIDLCEYVNVDLAEFKNDVEKNRKNKPSVFISKKEPKSIERLINWIEALR from the coding sequence ATGGCAATTAAAATTGGTATTGCAGGACCAGTAGGAAGTGGAAAAACTTCTATTATTGAGACTTTAACAAATCTTTTAAAAGATAAATACTCATTAGGAATTGTTACTAATGATATTTATACAACAGAAGATGCAAACTATTTAAAAAGTAAACTTGATTTAGATGACAATCAAATAATTGGTGTAGAAACTGGTGGATGTCCACATACAGCAATTAGAGATGATATTTCTATGAATCAAAAAGCAATTGAAGAGTTAGAAGAGAAATATAATCCAGAATTTATATTTATTGAAAGTGGGGGAGATAATCTAAGCGCAACTTTTTCATATGAATTAATTGATTATTATCTTTATGTAATTGATGTTGCCCAAGGAGCAGATATTCCAAGAAAAAAAGGTGCTGGTTTACTGTTTTGTGATCTACTTGTTACAAATAAAATTGATCTTTGTGAATATGTTAATGTAGATCTAGCTGAGTTTAAAAATGATGTGGAAAAAAACAGAAAAAATAAACCATCTGTTTTTATCTCTAAAAAAGAACCTAAAAGTATAGAAAGGCTTATTAATTGGATTGAAGCATTAAGATAA
- a CDS encoding TolC family protein — protein sequence MKKSILAMFLPLILLGQNLEELVDLSLKNQLIDSYKYDTDSIKKEYESVKSSYYPKLDVSASYSKTNEETTSVPDNGIRTAASVNFILYDGNKRSNTFNKYKKSIKSSQETLNSSKNQIALDVASYYFNYLALLAQKEAKLKQIDQLKAQEKRLTRFLDVGSTTKDEVEKIISRVESENVNLHSIELDLQTILFNLEYITGKKVSITEGSNIQDYQVTGESERADIKALEYDVKAQLDNAKVQKSGYLPTITLDNTYTEYDYNYDNSAYSSIEDQNIFSVNMKWNLFSFGETKNKYESQYKKYLSLKSRYEYEKNKADTDLQLAQRAYNIAKLKVKSANASLKAATSAYEVIKSKYENGLIENVAFLESLSEKYDAMSLLEYAKYDLEIKKANIIYHSGKNLKDYIR from the coding sequence TTGAAAAAATCTATATTAGCAATGTTTTTACCTCTTATTTTATTAGGCCAAAACCTAGAGGAGTTAGTTGATTTATCATTGAAAAATCAACTTATCGATTCTTATAAGTACGATACTGACTCAATAAAAAAAGAGTATGAAAGTGTAAAGAGTTCTTACTATCCAAAGTTAGATGTAAGTGCTTCTTATTCAAAAACCAATGAAGAGACAACAAGTGTTCCAGACAATGGAATAAGAACAGCAGCAAGTGTAAACTTTATTTTATACGATGGAAACAAACGATCAAATACTTTTAACAAATATAAAAAGAGTATCAAAAGTTCTCAAGAGACTTTAAATTCATCAAAAAATCAAATTGCTTTAGATGTTGCATCTTACTATTTTAACTATCTTGCATTATTAGCACAAAAAGAAGCAAAATTAAAACAAATAGATCAACTAAAAGCTCAAGAGAAAAGATTAACTAGATTTCTAGATGTGGGAAGTACAACTAAAGATGAAGTAGAAAAAATAATTTCAAGGGTAGAAAGTGAAAATGTAAACCTTCACTCTATAGAACTTGATTTACAAACTATTTTATTTAACCTAGAGTATATAACTGGAAAAAAAGTATCTATTACTGAAGGTTCAAATATACAAGACTATCAAGTAACAGGTGAATCAGAAAGAGCAGATATAAAAGCTTTAGAATATGATGTAAAAGCTCAACTTGATAATGCAAAAGTTCAAAAAAGTGGTTACTTACCTACTATTACTTTAGATAATACATATACAGAGTATGACTACAATTATGATAATTCTGCTTATAGTTCGATTGAAGACCAAAATATATTTTCTGTAAATATGAAATGGAATCTTTTCTCTTTTGGAGAAACAAAAAATAAATATGAATCACAATATAAAAAATATCTAAGTCTAAAATCAAGATATGAATATGAAAAAAATAAAGCAGATACAGATTTACAACTAGCACAAAGAGCATATAATATTGCAAAACTAAAAGTTAAATCTGCAAATGCAAGTTTAAAAGCTGCTACTAGTGCTTATGAAGTAATTAAATCAAAATATGAAAATGGATTAATAGAAAATGTCGCATTCCTTGAATCGTTAAGTGAAAAGTATGATGCAATGAGTTTATTAGAATATGCAAAATATGATTTAGAAATTAAAAAAGCAAATATTATCTACCACAGTGGAAAAAATTTAAAGGATTATATTAGATGA